CCCTCCACTGGCAAGAGATGCTCCTTCAGCAGAACGGTACTGCAGTGAGAACAGCGCCTTGTCTCTTCTGCCGTTTTCATCAACAGCAACAACCTCAACCTTCACCTTTCCCTTTCTCATGGGGAAAATCGCCCTGAAAAGACCATCCTCCTCAACAGGAGTAGGGCTGCCGTTTATTTTCAATTCCCTGAGCCCGGCGGGAGACCAGACCTTACCGGTAATTGTCCGCTTTTCCTCCTTCCTGTTTACCGGAGCTATCACAATTCCTCTGGTTCGCAGCAGTTCCGGATTAAGAATTTCAATACGTGGTCCAGGGAGATCAGCAAGTTTACGGTTCAGTGCGGCAAGATTTGTTTCAAAGGTTTTCGACCTGTTACGATACTCTTTTATTTCAGAAGAGAGAGCCCGGGCAACTTCTTCCTGACGGGTCAGTTCATTTTCCTTTTCCTGCAGACTCCGTTCGAGTTCGGCAAACCGTGCCTGAAGCTCTCCTTCCGCTGCACTGTTCCGGGCGACCGTGGAGGCCTTGAGCTGTTTTCTGACTCTCTCCAGCTCATCCTGGCGCCGGGCAACTTCCTGCTGATATTTTTTGATTTCGGCGGAACGTTGTTCCAGGTCCTGTCGGCTGGCCAGAATTTTCTCTTCAGCCTCAGTCATCTCCTTTCTGACCCGCTGCAGCTCCAACAGCTGAGCGCTGTTTTTCTCCTTGAGTTCAACAAGTTCAGCCCGCTCCTCACTGCTCAACTGTTCTCTCTGGACAATATCACCGACATTAACCCCGGAAGCCCTGCTGTACCAGGAAACAGCCCTGTCCATATTTTTTGAAACACCAAGACCATGTTCGTAGAGATAACCAAGGTTAATCTGGGCCCTCTTGTATCCCTTCTCTGCAGCCCGTTCAAACCATTTTGCAGCTAGATCATATCTTGGTTTTTCAGGCGGAGATTTCATATAAATCTCACCCACATATGTCTGGGCCTGGGGATCACCTGTTTCCGCTTCCACTATCCAGACAGCCAGGGCTGATTTATAATTGGCCCTGTCATACACAACATATTCACCACCACGAATTTCACAGTCACCCGCGGTTGTTTTCAACGGGCGCCGCGGACCGGCATAAATCATACTGCCAAGTTTTCTGACCTGGCCGGGAAGCAGACAATCTACTTCCATAAATACATCAGGATCTGTGGAAGGAAGAGAAATGACCGGGGTAGAAGTATCGGCTGAAGAAAAAGATCCGCTCTCTCTGCAGCCGAAAAGAGAACCCGACAGAAAAAGTAATACTGCCGAAAGAAATAGATAACGCGTTGCCCTCATTACATGCCCCCATGTTCATTTTTCGACATCTTCAAGAAACAACTGCAGCTCTTGACTGACAGGAAGAAACACTGCTGTTTCTGAAATGACGACCAGACAGAGTACCACTCTGTGATACTTTAGTAATAATACCTGTTCGCAAAAAAGCAATGAACAAAGGGGGTACAGCAAACAAAACCGGAATGACAATTATTTCTGGTTCGGATGATTGTCATCCGCAACCGCAGTCACAGCCTCCTCCGCAGCCACCGCTGGCAACCGCCCTGGCTATGGACTGGACAAGTTCACGATTATCGGCTGCAGCAATCTCTTCCACCCTGAATTCAAAAAAGAGGGGACACTGCTTTTGTGTGAGGCCCAGGCTGGTAAACAAATCTCCCCGCAGGTGGCCGAAAGTTTCATGCAATTCGCCAGCCGAAACAGAAAATACCACAGATTCTCCGACTTTTTTGTTGAACAGACGGGATTCAAAAGTGCAGAGGCCCTCGCTTCCCGCACCAAAAATAAACTCAAATAAAAGCGGCTGGGAAACGAGATCATATTTGTCTTCCCCACTACCTGCCCGAACGGAAACCTTTACCTTCATCATATTTTCTATACTTGCCATGTCTGGCCTCCTTGATATTGCAATATGTTTTCGTGACTGAAATCATCTAATGAATTATGATAATGCAGGATAGGATAAGTACAAGAATTACCCTGAATCCATCCCAGGAGGCTGTCCAGGAATGGTCTTTCGCCCAAACTCTTCAGATTTGTCAAAAAAATATCCTCGGAATATCAACTATATGCCTGTGGTATTTTTTTGACAAATCTTCGGTTTTGAACGAAATGCCTATTCTCGGACAAGCTCCTGGATAAACCTGTTGATTTAATCGAACAATCAACAAGCCCATAAAAAAGGAACAATGGACAAGAACAGGAAACAGGACAGATTCAACAAGGCAGGACTGGGAAAAACCGGCTATCGTCCCTTCTGGGTTCTCAATCTTTCCATTGGCATCAGAGCGGCACATCAGGTTGGAGCCGCCATTTTTCTGGCAGATTATCTCATCAACAGGGAATGGACCCCTCCTCCATTCTATCTTGGCCTGGTTATTCTCAGCGGTGCCGCCCTGGTTTTCACGGAAGCCATGCGACACAGACAACTGTACAGGGAAGTCTCGGGGATCTGTACTATTATCAAACTGCTGCTGCTCGGCGCAGCCTTCCACGGTATCCTGCCGGCAAAGGGAGCTGTGCTGACCGCCTTTATCCTGGCTTCCATCAGCTCCCATGCCCCGAAAATGTTCAGACACCGGCTGCTGTTCTGACCCGTATTTCTCAACAGTCCATGCAGCACCAGGTACACTGTTTTCGAAATTCAAGCTTTTTCCGGACAGGCCCTTGCAAACATTGTGTTTATGGAAAATGCGGGGTCAGACTGAAAAATTACTCATCCTGGTCAATTTTTATAATCCGGTCACCCGGCTTCAAGGCATCGCCCTTTCTGGCAAAAATTGATGTTACTATTCCACTCATTTCACACAGAATCGGCGTCTGCATCTTCATGGCCTCCATAATGGCGATACGATCTCCCATCAGCACTTCCTGGCCTTCATCCACCGATATTTCCACAATATTTCCGGCAAACGGAGAACGCATATCCCCCAGTTTGGCAAGATCAAGGATCTCTTCCTTGGTGAGAACCGGTTCACCTTTTTCTGAAGTTGCAACATCGGGTTTAAACTCAAAAATATGCTGATGATGGTCAACAGCCAGATAGACTGTGGTTTCCCCTGTATCTGTAACAGGAGAGGGACCAACCTCGATCATATGCTCCTTGCCCTGGTGATCCCGAAAGGCCAGTTTGTCTCCGACATCGAACCCTCCCCGGTGGAAAAAAATCGCAGGCGGCAGTACATAAACCCTGCCATATTTTTCTTCAAAT
The DNA window shown above is from Desulfomarina profundi and carries:
- a CDS encoding caspase family protein, with translation MRATRYLFLSAVLLFLSGSLFGCRESGSFSSADTSTPVISLPSTDPDVFMEVDCLLPGQVRKLGSMIYAGPRRPLKTTAGDCEIRGGEYVVYDRANYKSALAVWIVEAETGDPQAQTYVGEIYMKSPPEKPRYDLAAKWFERAAEKGYKRAQINLGYLYEHGLGVSKNMDRAVSWYSRASGVNVGDIVQREQLSSEERAELVELKEKNSAQLLELQRVRKEMTEAEEKILASRQDLEQRSAEIKKYQQEVARRQDELERVRKQLKASTVARNSAAEGELQARFAELERSLQEKENELTRQEEVARALSSEIKEYRNRSKTFETNLAALNRKLADLPGPRIEILNPELLRTRGIVIAPVNRKEEKRTITGKVWSPAGLRELKINGSPTPVEEDGLFRAIFPMRKGKVKVEVVAVDENGRRDKALFSLQYRSAEGASLASGGKGDDLSSIAFGRYFALVIGNNKYRGLPPLKTAVADATEVGRLLREQYGFTVTVLLNADRHAILSTLNDFRKKLTEKDNFLIYYAGHGTLEERNTQGFWLPVDADLDDDVNWLPTDRVTGIMNLMSAKQIMIIADACYSGIMTRASLTRLDAGRSKESYRKWLKKLASYKSRVVISSGETKPVLDGGGGKHSVFARALLETLRDNDKILLGIDLHRAVTEKVVEVSSRMGHDQVPQYAGLNRAGHELGDFLFIPKDSKG